One Buteo buteo chromosome 4, bButBut1.hap1.1, whole genome shotgun sequence DNA segment encodes these proteins:
- the SMKR1 gene encoding small lysine-rich protein 1 has protein sequence MAAKSSKPKRGKGKSSKKKAKKVVKEVDILSPAAMLNAYYICHNAAACLELRGFPWPGSPKKKGKKKK, from the exons ATG gcaGCTAAAAGTAGCAAACCCAAGCGTGGCAAAGGCAAAAGctccaaaaagaaagcaaagaaggtgGTGAAGGAAGTGGATATCCTCAGCCCAGCTGCCATGCTCAACGCTTACTACATCTGTCACAATGCTGCCGCCTGCCTGGAACTCCGGGGCTTTCCCTGGCCTGGGTCCCCcaaaaagaaggggaagaaaaaaaagtag